One window of the Archangium primigenium genome contains the following:
- a CDS encoding IS5 family transposase (programmed frameshift) — MARELLPDVLWVRVKDLLPVHPPQPKGGRPWKEDRLALRGIIFVLKANIPWELLPAEVFGVCGMTCWRRLRDWAEAGVWERLQRLLEAELGGQDLIDWKRAAIDSTSVPAKRGGLLTGPNPTDRGRPGSKHHLVTDGAGLPLAESLTPANTHDSREALPLVDEIPRVKSPRGASRRRPGKLHADKGYDYPRVRQGLRQRHIQPRIARRGVESSTRLGRHRWVVERTFAWLKFFRRLVIRYEVRDDIHFAFLQLACCLILIRRLS, encoded by the exons ATGGCCAGAGAACTGCTGCCGGACGTCCTGTGGGTGCGCGTGAAGGACCTGCTGCCCGTCCATCCTCCTCAACCCAAGGGCGGGCGGCCCTGGAAAGAGGACCGGCTCGCGCTGCGCGGCATCATCTTCGTGCTCAAGGCCAACATCCCCTGGGAGTTGCTGCCCGCCGAGGTGTTCGGCGTGTGCGGCATGACGTGCTGGCGACGCCTACGCGACTGGGCCGAAGCGGGAGTGTGGGAACGCCTCCAGCGACTGCTGGAGGCGGAGTTGGGAGGCCAGGACCTGATTGACTGGAAACGAGCCGCCATCGACTCCACGTCGGTGCCGGCAAAAAGGG GGGGTCTACTCACCGGCCCCAACCCGACGGACCGAGGGCGTCCGGGCAGCAAGCACCACCTGGTGACCGACGGCGCGGGCCTGCCGCTGGCCGAGTCCCTCACTCCGGCCAACACGCATGACAGTCGTGAGGCGCTGCCGCTCGTGGACGAGATTCCTCGCGTGAAGTCGCCGCGGGGCGCGTCGCGCAGGCGGCCCGGCAAATTGCATGCGGACAAGGGCTACGATTATCCGCGTGTGCGCCAGGGACTGCGTCAGCGGCACATCCAACCGAGGATTGCTCGCCGGGGCGTGGAGTCCTCCACTCGCCTGGGCCGCCACCGGTGGGTGGTGGAACGGACCTTTGCTTGGTTGAAGTTCTTTCGCCGCCTCGTCATCCGCTACGAAGTGCGCGACGACATCCACTTCGCCTTCCTCCAGCTCGCCTGCTGCCTCATCCTCATCCGGAGGTTGAGTTAG
- a CDS encoding immunoglobulin-like domain-containing protein — protein MKKNKPGSLRPSPLVNNYSWCILPFKHEPTSAVFSSNHTAGGAQTCMFELVNQRAVIMRRASPLLYICLILLTNLVFLARAQAQAPNPVDIIAQKPTAYWRFGEPRGASTMSDSSINGFHGVYLGSTTQGVPGIAGDGNTAMAVDGRNGHAQALNIPVKRSFTALVWARSNTTQWNDYGWIWSSRSPNGFIIHPDQGKKTVGLYIIGKQGPTDYERVGTLNVADITHWHQYGIIYDEFAQTASLVLDGEIVSTSSYPASRRSFSGLIDVWFGSDSCCDLRNGSGAIDEAAMFDRAITKEDLASVFGRGTASTGQITACVSGRTAELTNKLIKKKAWIEVGPGLGGDTDASGCRVFSNLPLGTYTVRATLDGWAFGSAQYQNDNYTKSLTQTEPRTRVGVTGWDRDPIVFVHGWTSGPSDFARLPNEFSGGGYYTVSVNLQTSPLWTPPFSVNAKRVKEGITAAKKLTGREKVILYGQSMGGLVARSYLEGGMYEGDVSQIFTYGSPHLGTPSLLALGCYVLPRPDAVCQMTKPGMALFNLTHYKRDGVDYHLIAGDAPMWTHKKVCFKIFGKKICLLKIPWPDLSFRNAGGWATGVLILGPDDGFIQTCSASGMLGSNIDRYLTREVHSAPMLGGRDYHSWDGGVSQEGFAQCSKKLLLDRSALTCGARSWGPPLSCLGLSLASLKSAAANDEELLPAPNLDQLSRVAQTILRPGEHRVRSVYIEGGATAFSSSWTEGHVNFTLIDPTGKVIDPAYAASIQAETDESDAVVVTEPTPDTVVYSGDSMQAVYYFPATRPGTWQIVLDGLDDLPAEGASVTTAAGFDSPLSAGFSSDRISYEIGTIATLRVSLSEPVLDANVQVKVQYPGGNSEVISLTRLSANEFEAKYVVSGPSGYVAFDWSMTGQRSDGVAFERGGREFVQVQSTAVRLGHGHTDRALPRADVVELNSALVVSLRVISDYEGGELGAFAELTGSDGSVVARSSVSVPARRGTNDVELRFRAEDIYRSKMDGPYTVRNVRLLDSRAAPLLSQEIRLAHSTQSYTYRSFAPMRGTPLVLIEGPFRVRAGGSVALTAIGIDPEGEVLDYSWDLDADGIFEVSGQSVTFTPYIHAPVGLQTVRVKVADPEGNSVIAEASVEILLAKENRSPIARCRDVTMPAACGLKDSVNNGSYDPDPEDTLSCIQTPVGPYPVGSHLVTLTCTDSSGLSSSCEAMIMVIDPSESTLVLNGDSHISLECGRDTWVDPGAQAWDSCGPLQVHRYNSGDDDGDGIPGTQDPDDYGPGPNTWAEGSYPVEYIAWNTAGFTASAVRWVHVDDQTPPTLKLRGPAHMTHQCGSWWEDPGVEAFDACYGNVEPTVATTGYVNGWSQGTYTVLYEVRDSGGNSSLPVTRTVEVVDCPW, from the coding sequence ATGAAAAAGAACAAGCCTGGAAGTTTGCGGCCTTCACCGTTGGTGAATAATTATTCTTGGTGTATTTTACCGTTCAAGCATGAGCCCACCTCGGCCGTTTTTTCTTCCAATCACACGGCCGGAGGCGCTCAGACATGCATGTTCGAATTGGTAAATCAGAGGGCCGTCATCATGCGCAGAGCAAGTCCCCTGTTGTACATTTGCCTTATTCTATTGACGAATCTTGTTTTCTTGGCGCGAGCGCAAGCGCAAGCGCCAAATCCAGTCGACATCATCGCACAAAAACCAACCGCCTACTGGCGTTTTGGTGAGCCCCGTGGTGCATCGACGATGTCCGACTCATCGATCAATGGCTTCCACGGAGTCTATCTTGGCTCGACCACACAGGGAGTGCCAGGCATTGCTGGCGATGGCAACACGGCAATGGCCGTGGACGGCCGCAATGGTCATGCCCAGGCGCTCAACATACCTGTCAAGCGTAGCTTTACCGCCTTGGTGTGGGCCCGCTCCAACACAACGCAGTGGAACGACTATGGATGGATTTGGAGTTCACGCTCTCCAAACGGCTTCATAATCCATCCAGATCAGGGTAAGAAAACCGTTGGACTCTACATAATTGGCAAGCAGGGCCCTACCGACTATGAACGTGTTGGCACGCTAAATGTCGCTGACATAACCCACTGGCATCAGTACGGGATTATATACGATGAATTTGCTCAGACCGCTTCTTTGGTGCTCGACGGAGAGATTGTTTCGACCAGTTCATATCCAGCCAGCAGAAGGTCTTTCTCCGGGCTCATTGATGTGTGGTTTGGTAGCGACAGTTGCTGCGACCTTCGCAATGGCTCAGGAGCCATTGACGAAGCAGCGATGTTCGATCGGGCCATCACAAAAGAGGACCTCGCCTCGGTCTTTGGTCGTGGCACTGCGTCCACGGGTCAAATCACCGCATGTGTCAGTGGCAGGACGGCTGAATTAACTAACAAGCTCATCAAAAAAAAGGCATGGATAGAGGTGGGACCTGGCCTGGGTGGGGATACAGATGCATCTGGATGCCGGGTGTTTTCAAACCTGCCATTGGGCACTTATACTGTGCGGGCAACGCTTGATGGATGGGCTTTTGGCTCCGCCCAATACCAAAACGATAACTATACGAAATCCCTAACACAAACTGAGCCGCGCACGAGAGTGGGGGTCACGGGTTGGGATCGCGACCCAATCGTTTTTGTGCATGGATGGACCTCGGGACCAAGTGACTTTGCAAGACTACCTAATGAATTTAGTGGAGGAGGGTACTATACCGTTTCCGTTAACCTGCAAACCAGTCCGCTATGGACCCCTCCTTTCAGTGTTAATGCCAAACGAGTCAAAGAAGGGATCACTGCCGCCAAAAAACTAACAGGCCGCGAGAAAGTCATTCTCTATGGGCAAAGTATGGGTGGTCTGGTGGCGCGCTCCTATTTAGAGGGAGGCATGTACGAGGGAGATGTCTCACAAATTTTCACCTATGGAAGTCCTCATCTTGGCACTCCATCGCTTCTTGCGCTTGGTTGTTACGTGCTGCCACGTCCTGATGCCGTCTGCCAGATGACGAAGCCGGGAATGGCACTCTTTAATTTGACACATTACAAGCGGGATGGTGTCGACTACCACTTGATCGCGGGCGACGCCCCTATGTGGACGCACAAAAAAGTGTGTTTCAAAATCTTTGGCAAGAAAATATGCCTCCTCAAGATTCCCTGGCCTGACTTGAGCTTCCGAAATGCCGGAGGTTGGGCGACGGGCGTTTTGATCCTCGGGCCGGATGATGGTTTCATTCAAACTTGTAGCGCATCCGGGATGCTTGGAAGCAATATTGATCGTTACCTCACACGTGAGGTGCATTCGGCCCCTATGCTTGGGGGACGCGATTATCACTCGTGGGACGGCGGGGTTTCGCAGGAAGGGTTTGCACAATGCTCCAAGAAACTGTTACTCGACCGCAGTGCACTCACGTGCGGTGCTCGCAGTTGGGGTCCACCTCTCTCTTGTCTAGGCTTGAGTCTTGCGAGCCTGAAAAGTGCGGCGGCGAATGATGAAGAGCTTTTACCTGCTCCCAATCTCGATCAGCTTTCGCGTGTTGCGCAGACCATCCTCCGGCCTGGTGAACATAGGGTTCGTTCCGTTTATATCGAAGGGGGGGCAACAGCCTTCTCTTCTTCCTGGACTGAGGGCCATGTCAACTTTACGCTCATCGACCCAACAGGAAAGGTTATCGATCCTGCATACGCCGCTTCGATCCAAGCAGAGACCGATGAGTCTGATGCTGTAGTGGTAACGGAGCCGACTCCAGATACAGTTGTATACTCTGGGGATTCGATGCAGGCGGTATACTATTTTCCCGCAACCCGTCCGGGCACGTGGCAGATCGTCCTGGATGGGCTTGATGACCTCCCTGCTGAAGGGGCATCCGTTACAACAGCGGCTGGATTCGACAGTCCTCTTTCGGCCGGATTCTCAAGCGATCGAATTTCATATGAAATTGGCACCATAGCCACACTGCGCGTGAGTCTTTCAGAGCCGGTGCTGGATGCCAATGTTCAGGTGAAGGTACAATACCCCGGCGGCAATTCGGAAGTGATAAGCCTGACCCGCCTCAGCGCCAACGAATTCGAGGCCAAGTATGTGGTTTCGGGGCCATCGGGTTACGTGGCTTTCGACTGGTCCATGACAGGTCAGCGATCCGATGGCGTTGCCTTCGAACGCGGTGGACGCGAGTTCGTCCAAGTTCAATCGACAGCAGTTCGCCTGGGACACGGGCATACGGATCGCGCTCTTCCTCGCGCCGACGTCGTGGAACTAAATAGTGCACTGGTTGTCTCCTTGAGGGTGATTTCTGACTACGAAGGCGGGGAACTTGGAGCTTTCGCCGAGCTGACGGGTTCGGATGGTAGTGTCGTAGCAAGGTCGAGCGTCTCCGTACCAGCCCGGCGCGGCACGAATGATGTGGAACTGCGCTTCCGTGCCGAGGATATCTATCGGTCGAAGATGGATGGTCCCTATACTGTCCGGAACGTGAGGCTTCTCGATTCGCGAGCGGCTCCTTTGTTGAGCCAGGAGATTCGCCTCGCCCACTCGACCCAGAGTTATACATATCGAAGCTTTGCGCCTATGCGCGGAACTCCGCTCGTTCTGATCGAAGGACCATTCCGCGTCCGTGCCGGTGGTTCCGTTGCGTTGACAGCGATTGGTATTGATCCAGAAGGGGAGGTCCTCGACTATTCATGGGATCTCGACGCTGATGGGATTTTCGAAGTGTCGGGACAGTCGGTCACTTTCACGCCCTACATCCATGCTCCGGTGGGGCTTCAGACAGTTCGTGTAAAAGTAGCCGATCCCGAAGGTAATTCCGTCATTGCAGAAGCCTCTGTGGAAATACTCCTTGCGAAGGAGAACCGGTCACCCATAGCGCGCTGCCGCGATGTGACAATGCCGGCGGCATGTGGGTTGAAGGATTCAGTGAATAATGGTTCCTACGATCCAGATCCGGAAGACACGCTTTCATGTATTCAGACACCAGTTGGGCCCTATCCAGTGGGCTCTCATTTGGTAACGCTGACCTGCACGGATTCATCAGGGTTGTCGTCTTCTTGCGAAGCTATGATCATGGTGATCGATCCAAGCGAATCAACGCTCGTGCTCAATGGTGATAGTCACATCTCTTTGGAGTGTGGCAGGGACACTTGGGTAGACCCCGGCGCACAAGCGTGGGATTCATGTGGACCATTGCAGGTACACCGATACAATTCTGGAGACGATGATGGAGACGGCATCCCGGGTACACAAGACCCCGATGACTACGGACCAGGTCCGAATACTTGGGCAGAGGGCTCATACCCAGTAGAATATATCGCGTGGAACACCGCCGGCTTCACGGCAAGTGCTGTCCGTTGGGTGCATGTGGATGATCAAACACCTCCGACTCTGAAGCTTAGGGGACCTGCTCATATGACGCATCAGTGCGGAAGTTGGTGGGAGGATCCTGGGGTTGAGGCATTTGACGCATGCTACGGCAACGTGGAGCCAACCGTGGCGACGACAGGGTACGTGAATGGTTGGTCCCAAGGCACATATACTGTGCTTTACGAGGTACGGGACAGTGGTGGAAACAGTTCTCTGCCAGTAACTCGTACGGTTGAGGTCGTTGACTGCCCTTGGTAG
- a CDS encoding transposase, translated as MSVLWLLSLRPYRRSWQHNPTVHVSGPSSGRKRHLLVDTLGLLLVAWMTTGDVQDRDATPAVLPLAAQQYPTLKKVWVDGGYTGPKVQAVAQESGIDVEVVKRSDQAKGFVLLPKRWIGERTFGWLNRQRRLSKDYERQESSSEAFIQLGMIDLMLRRLA; from the coding sequence ATGTCAGTCCTGTGGCTTTTGAGCTTGCGGCCTTACCGCAGAAGTTGGCAGCATAACCCCACTGTCCACGTCAGCGGGCCAAGCTCAGGCAGGAAGCGCCACTTGTTGGTGGACACCCTGGGGCTGCTACTCGTCGCGTGGATGACGACAGGGGACGTGCAGGACAGGGACGCGACCCCTGCGGTGTTGCCTCTGGCGGCGCAACAATATCCTACGCTCAAAAAAGTCTGGGTGGATGGCGGCTACACTGGGCCGAAAGTTCAAGCAGTGGCCCAGGAGAGCGGCATTGACGTCGAGGTGGTGAAGCGCTCGGACCAGGCGAAGGGATTCGTTCTCCTTCCCAAACGATGGATTGGAGAGAGGACCTTTGGATGGCTGAACCGGCAGCGGCGCCTTTCAAAGGACTACGAGCGCCAAGAGTCTTCCTCCGAAGCGTTCATTCAACTCGGCATGATCGACCTCATGCTCCGGCGCCTCGCCTGA
- a CDS encoding IS630 family transposase has product MLRLRAGQRRKLLRWAEKKGCPLTLRRCMAVAKVGQGLSYRAVARELLCSVSTVADAVRRYKQTGRHGLLDRRAGNGRRKVGEPYEAQLKQVLEGTPQDMGWLRTTWTRELLACELERRGLPRVSVTSVGRALERVGASLKRPRPVVLCPWPAPRRARRVWQLKCLAAHATANEPVFYEDEMDVHLNPKPGWDWMLPGHRRLLVTPGNNRKGYVGGALESRTGRLTWVKGANKTSDLFIELLHALVQEHPRATRLHVILDNASMHHGQKTRRALAALGGRVVLHFLPPYCPSANKIERVWWDVHAHVTRNHRRANLDSLLGDVDAYLAGRNVHATSHPTLRSGYAPLAA; this is encoded by the coding sequence GTGCTGAGGCTGAGGGCGGGCCAGAGGAGAAAGCTGCTGCGGTGGGCGGAGAAGAAGGGCTGCCCGCTGACCTTGCGACGTTGCATGGCGGTGGCGAAGGTGGGCCAGGGGCTGTCGTACCGGGCGGTGGCTCGCGAGTTGTTGTGCTCGGTGTCCACGGTGGCGGATGCCGTGCGGCGCTACAAGCAGACAGGCCGCCACGGACTGCTGGACAGAAGAGCGGGCAATGGCCGACGCAAGGTGGGCGAGCCCTATGAGGCTCAGCTGAAGCAAGTGCTGGAGGGCACGCCCCAAGACATGGGGTGGTTGCGCACGACGTGGACGCGCGAATTGCTGGCGTGCGAGTTGGAGCGGAGAGGTCTGCCTCGGGTATCGGTGACGAGCGTGGGCCGAGCCCTGGAGCGAGTCGGCGCGAGCCTCAAGCGGCCTCGACCCGTCGTGCTGTGTCCATGGCCCGCGCCCCGCCGCGCTCGCCGCGTATGGCAGCTCAAGTGCCTGGCGGCCCATGCCACGGCGAACGAGCCTGTCTTTTATGAAGATGAGATGGATGTGCACCTCAACCCCAAGCCAGGCTGGGACTGGATGCTGCCCGGCCACAGGCGACTGCTGGTCACGCCCGGGAATAATCGCAAGGGGTATGTCGGGGGGGCGCTGGAGTCCAGGACGGGACGCCTCACCTGGGTGAAAGGCGCGAACAAGACGAGTGACCTGTTCATCGAGCTGCTGCACGCGCTTGTCCAGGAGCATCCGCGGGCCACGCGACTGCACGTCATCCTGGACAATGCCTCGATGCACCACGGCCAGAAGACAAGACGTGCACTCGCGGCGCTGGGAGGGCGGGTCGTGCTGCACTTCCTGCCGCCCTATTGCCCCTCGGCCAACAAGATTGAGCGGGTGTGGTGGGACGTCCACGCCCACGTCACTCGGAATCACCGTCGCGCGAACCTGGACTCCCTTCTGGGCGATGTGGACGCCTACCTCGCAGGCCGCAACGTCCACGCCACCTCTCATCCAACCCTGCGCAGCGGGTATGCCCCCCTTGCCGCATAG